A DNA window from Daucus carota subsp. sativus chromosome 3, DH1 v3.0, whole genome shotgun sequence contains the following coding sequences:
- the LOC108214113 gene encoding uncharacterized protein LOC108214113 isoform X1 has product MSNHQMVFMISLILFAGFSSASATPPAKLVSQVVSHVASALFKWLWSLKTDEPIAISSRSLVKFEGGYTVETLFDGSKHGIEPYSVELSPTGDILVLDCENSNLYKISTPLSQYSRPKLIAGSSEGYHGHVDGKPREARMHHPKGHAVDDRGNIYLADTMNMAIRKISHAGVVTIAGGTRDQGLGHVDGPSEGAKFSGDFDVVYVGSSCSLLVVDRGNQAIREIQLHDEDCSHQHDDDLNLGIAVLAAACFFGYMLALLQRRIATMFSSHRQDPRYMKDIPPVAYQKPLKSARSPLISAEAEPGKQEGLFGSLTKPFRETLPGFREKQHQHHLQQQYNQQPNRNENAWPQESFTIPNKDEPPPLETSDPRYSYPVTTNKMEKSRQLKKSRTVYEDWNDDFHRQEQPQQIQHHYQQQQCQQQQQHHSANPQTYYEQNRETNEIVFGAVQEQDGRREAVVIKAVDYGNPTYSNHNVRSRYNYMGFSYGY; this is encoded by the exons AACTTGTTAGTCAGGTTGTCTCCCATGTTGCTTCTGCTCTATTTAAATGGTTGTGGTCACTGAAAACAGATGAGCCCATTG CTATTTCTAGTCGTTCTTTGGTCAAATTTGAAGGAGGATACACTGTGGAGACTTTGTTCGACGGAAGCAAGCATGGAATTGAACCTTACAGCGTGGAGTTGTCTCCAACTGGAGATATTTTGGTTTTGGATTGTGAAAACAGTAACCTCTATAAAATTTCAACCCCATTGTCTCAAT ATAGCAGGCCTAAGCTTATTGCCGGCTCATCTGAAGGGTACCATGGTCATGTTGATGGGAAGCCAAGAGAAGCACGGATGCACCATCCGAAAGGGCATGCAGTGGATGATCGAGGAAATATTTATCTAGCAGACACCATGAATATGGCAATTAGGAAAATCAGTCATGCAG GGGTTGTCACCATTGCAGGAGGGACACGGGATCAAGGGCTCGGTCATGTTGATGGTCCAAGTGAAGGTGCAAAATTTTCGGGTGATTTTGATGTGGTTTATGTTGGAAGCAGTTGCTCTCTTTTGGTTGTTGACCGTGGAAACCAGGCAATTCGAGAGATCCAACTCCATGATGAAGATTGTTCTCACCAACACGATGATGATCTTAATTTAG GCATCGCAGTACTTGCTGCAGCTTGTTTTTTCGGTTACATGCTGGCATTGCTACAACGTAGAATTGCAACCATGTTTTCCTCCCACCGT CAGGATCCCAGATATATGAAAGATATTCCTCCGGTAGCTTATCAAAAACCTCTCAAGTCAGCCAGATCCCCCTTGATCTCAGCTGAAGCTGAACCGGGAAAACAAGAAGGCTTATTTGGCTCACTGACCAAGCCTTTCAGAGAAACATTGCCAGGATTCAGAGAGAAACAACACCAGCATCATTTGCAGCAACAGTATAACCAGCAGCCAAACAGAAATGAAAATGCTTGGCCACAAGAGAGCTTCACTATTCCAAACAAAGATGAGCCTCCTCCATTAGAAACAAGCGATCCAAGATATAGCTATCCTGTCACAACTAATAAAATGGAGAAAAGTCGCCAGCTGAAGAAAAGCCGGACGGTCTATGAGGATTGGAATGATGATTTTCACCGACAAGAACAGCCACAACAGATACAACATCATTATCAACAACAACAGTgccagcagcagcagcagcatcaCTCAGCTAATCCTCAGACTTACTATGAGCAAAACCGCGAGACAAATGAGATAGTGTTTGGGGCAGTTCAAGAGCAAGATGGACGCCGTGAAGCTGTGGTGATCAAAGCCGTTGATTATGGAAATCCTACTTACAGTAATCATAATGTTCGATCCAGATATAACTATATGGGATTCTCATATGGGTACTGA
- the LOC108212592 gene encoding probable inactive receptor kinase At2g26730, with protein sequence MNPNHILLIFVSFIFLSSLSKSEEVVQTALLNFFVKLGSSNEVPTSDFCMWEGVICDAKTSKVDRLLLDSMNLSGTFDPSIICNVQSLAESLTVISLSDNHLEGENLDHISKCKFIKKLSLRGNRFSGSLPGSFSRLRHLKVFEISDNLFYGSLPDLARITGLVEFLVQGNHLSGPLPPFNFTKLVKFNVSMNDFSGPIPDGGSQFPATSYIYNSKLCGNPLPNTCPSARVVSKLEELVSEEPKEKKKSKKGLSTEEILMFVGYFLVGLIVIILVVYKFCRKGKEKEYDTMIELGQKKVADIDDSNIKLKIVSDECESVLIKSNILVASAESAGKGSPGAVVSTSPDVNGLKFEELLKAPAELLGRGKHGSVYKVMCESLGKHLTVKRIKDSAMSADAFKQRMKRLDRIRHPNVLSPVAFYTSKEEKLVVYEYQSNGSLFTLIHGDQMKQAFDWSSRIGAAANIAKALAFMQEELKYDPIGHGNLKSSNILMNQSMEPCIIEYGLINQELAIIPNVNNVLATQEIDDQAAFKSDIYAFGVILLEMLTGKEAVVQNNGMNLAKWVLSVVREEWTVEVFDRILIKECASEERMVNLLQIAIKCVNDSPKSRPSIHQVALMINTLKEEDERSMDISDSFNL encoded by the exons ATGAATCCAAATCATATCCTGCTCATCTTCGTATCGTTCATTTTCCTTTCGAGTCTGTCAAAGTCTGAGGAAGTTGTGCAAACCGCATTGCTCAATTTTTTTGTGAAACTTGGGTCAAGCAATGAAGTACCAACTTCAGATTTTTGCATGTGGGAAGGTGTTATATGTGATGCCAAGACTTCGAAAGTGGATAGACTGTTGCTTGATAGCATGAATCTTTCTGGAACTTTTGATCCGAGCATTATCTGCAATGTGCAGTCTCTGGCTGAATCTCTTACAGTCATTAGTCTCAGTGACAACCATCTTGAGGGTGAGAATCTTGATCACATTTCAAAGTGCAAGTTTATCAAGAAGTTGAGTTTACGCGGGAACAGATTCTCTGGAAGCCTTCCTGGGTCATTTTCCAGATTAAGGCATCTAAAGGTGTTTGAGATCTCAGACAATCTATTTTATGGTTCTTTACCAGATTTGGCTAGGATCACTGGTTTGGTGGAATTTCTGGTTCAAGGCAATCATCTTTCAGGGCCTTTGCCACCTTTTAATTTTACCAAATTGGTGAAATTTAATGTATCCATGAATGATTTCAGTGGACCTATTCCTGATGGAGGTTCTCAATTTCCTGCCACCAGCTACATATATAACTCAAAGTTGTGTGGTAACCCTTTGCCAAATACATGCCCATCAGCACGAGTAGTTTCAAAGTTAGAAGAGCTAGTATCCGAAGAGCCAAAAGAGAAGAAGAAATCAAAGAAGGGTCTCTCCACTGAAGAGATCCTCATGTTTGTAGGCTATTTTCTTGTAGGTTTGATTGTGATCATTCTCGTTGTGTACAAGTTCTGCAGAAAAGGAAAGGAAAAAGAATATGATACAATGATTGAGTTGGGGCAAAAGAAGGTGGCAGATATTGATGACAGTAACATCAAACTTAAAATAGTATCAGATGAATGTGAGAGTGTGTTGATCAAATCAAATATCTTGGTTGCATCCGCTGAAAGTGCAGGTAAGGGTTCGCCAGGTGCAGTAGTTTCTACTAGTCCAGACGTAAATGGGTTAAAATTTGAGGAATTGCTGAAGGCACCGGCTGAGCTGCTTGGTAGAGGGAAGCATGGCAGTGTGTATAAGGTGATGTGTGAATCTCTAGGTAAGCACTTGACTGTTAAAAGGATAAAGGATTCAGCAATGTCAGCAGATGCATTCAAGCAGAGAATGAAGAGACTAGATCGAATTAGGCATCCAAATGTATTGTCTCCGGTTGCCTTTTACACATCCAAAGAAGAAAAACTTGTAGTATATGAGTACCAGTCTAATGGAAGTCTCTTCACGCTCATTCATG GGGATCAAATGAAGCAAGCATTTGACTGGAGCAGCAGAATTGGTGCAGCAGCAAACATTGCAAAGGCCTTAGCATTCATGCAAGAAGAGCTTAAGTATGATCCAATTGGACACGGAAATCTGAAGTCCTCGAACATTTTAATGAATCAGAGTATGGAGCCATGTATTATTGAATATGGCCTGATCAACCAAGAACTTGCAATAATTCCTAATGTAAACAATGTTCTGGCCACACAAGAAATTGATGATCAGGCAGCATTCAAATCTGATATATATGCATTCGGTGTGATTCTTCTGGAAATGTTAACAGGAAAGGAAGCAGTTGTACAAAACAATGGAATGAACTTAGCTAAATGGGTTCTTTCAGTGGTTAGAGAAGAATGGACAGTGGAAGTATTTGATAGAATCTTGATTAAAGAATGCGCAAGTGAAGAGCGGATGGTGAATTTGCTGCAAATTGCTATAAAATGTGTTAATGATTCACCTAAATCCAGGCCTAGCATCCACCAGGTTGCTCTCATGATCAATACTCTTAAAGAGGAGGATGAGAGATCCATGGACATTTCAGATTCTTTTAACTTATGA
- the LOC108214113 gene encoding uncharacterized protein LOC108214113 isoform X2 has protein sequence MSNHQMVFMISLILFAGFSSASATPPAKLVSQVVSHVASALFKWLWSLKTDEPIAISSRSLVKFEGGYTVETLFDGSKHGIEPYSVELSPTGDILVLDCENSNLYKISTPLSQYSRPKLIAGSSEGYHGHVDGKPREARMHHPKGHAVDDRGNIYLADTMNMAIRKISHAGVVTIAGGTRDQGLGHVDGPSEGAKFSGDFDVVYVGSSCSLLVVDRGNQAIREIQLHDEDCSHQHDDDLNLGIAVLAAACFFGYMLALLQRRIATMFSSHRDPRYMKDIPPVAYQKPLKSARSPLISAEAEPGKQEGLFGSLTKPFRETLPGFREKQHQHHLQQQYNQQPNRNENAWPQESFTIPNKDEPPPLETSDPRYSYPVTTNKMEKSRQLKKSRTVYEDWNDDFHRQEQPQQIQHHYQQQQCQQQQQHHSANPQTYYEQNRETNEIVFGAVQEQDGRREAVVIKAVDYGNPTYSNHNVRSRYNYMGFSYGY, from the exons AACTTGTTAGTCAGGTTGTCTCCCATGTTGCTTCTGCTCTATTTAAATGGTTGTGGTCACTGAAAACAGATGAGCCCATTG CTATTTCTAGTCGTTCTTTGGTCAAATTTGAAGGAGGATACACTGTGGAGACTTTGTTCGACGGAAGCAAGCATGGAATTGAACCTTACAGCGTGGAGTTGTCTCCAACTGGAGATATTTTGGTTTTGGATTGTGAAAACAGTAACCTCTATAAAATTTCAACCCCATTGTCTCAAT ATAGCAGGCCTAAGCTTATTGCCGGCTCATCTGAAGGGTACCATGGTCATGTTGATGGGAAGCCAAGAGAAGCACGGATGCACCATCCGAAAGGGCATGCAGTGGATGATCGAGGAAATATTTATCTAGCAGACACCATGAATATGGCAATTAGGAAAATCAGTCATGCAG GGGTTGTCACCATTGCAGGAGGGACACGGGATCAAGGGCTCGGTCATGTTGATGGTCCAAGTGAAGGTGCAAAATTTTCGGGTGATTTTGATGTGGTTTATGTTGGAAGCAGTTGCTCTCTTTTGGTTGTTGACCGTGGAAACCAGGCAATTCGAGAGATCCAACTCCATGATGAAGATTGTTCTCACCAACACGATGATGATCTTAATTTAG GCATCGCAGTACTTGCTGCAGCTTGTTTTTTCGGTTACATGCTGGCATTGCTACAACGTAGAATTGCAACCATGTTTTCCTCCCACCGT GATCCCAGATATATGAAAGATATTCCTCCGGTAGCTTATCAAAAACCTCTCAAGTCAGCCAGATCCCCCTTGATCTCAGCTGAAGCTGAACCGGGAAAACAAGAAGGCTTATTTGGCTCACTGACCAAGCCTTTCAGAGAAACATTGCCAGGATTCAGAGAGAAACAACACCAGCATCATTTGCAGCAACAGTATAACCAGCAGCCAAACAGAAATGAAAATGCTTGGCCACAAGAGAGCTTCACTATTCCAAACAAAGATGAGCCTCCTCCATTAGAAACAAGCGATCCAAGATATAGCTATCCTGTCACAACTAATAAAATGGAGAAAAGTCGCCAGCTGAAGAAAAGCCGGACGGTCTATGAGGATTGGAATGATGATTTTCACCGACAAGAACAGCCACAACAGATACAACATCATTATCAACAACAACAGTgccagcagcagcagcagcatcaCTCAGCTAATCCTCAGACTTACTATGAGCAAAACCGCGAGACAAATGAGATAGTGTTTGGGGCAGTTCAAGAGCAAGATGGACGCCGTGAAGCTGTGGTGATCAAAGCCGTTGATTATGGAAATCCTACTTACAGTAATCATAATGTTCGATCCAGATATAACTATATGGGATTCTCATATGGGTACTGA